The following proteins come from a genomic window of Acomys russatus unplaced genomic scaffold, mAcoRus1.1, whole genome shotgun sequence:
- the LOC127186150 gene encoding zinc finger protein 239-like has product MWKSFTKSSSLHVHYRIHTRDKYYKCNECVKYIYRYSNLQVYQRIHTGEKPYKCSECRKSFSGSSTLQIHQSIHTGDKPYKCNQCGKSFNHSSTLPCHQIMHTGDKSYKCKECGKSFTCSSTLQCHQRLHSGDKPNKCNECRKSFTQSSALQRHQSIHTGDKLYKCNECGKSLFSTQISKFIKEFLQETNHINATTMRIHLQGHPILMFIKEYILEKNLKTVMSVGKTLSIFISPKSSKNA; this is encoded by the coding sequence ATGTGGAAATCCTTTACCAAATCCTCAAGTCTTCATGTTCACTACAGAATCCACACCAGAGATAAATATTACAAATGTAATGAGTGTGTGAAATACATTTACCGGTACTCAAATCTCCAAGTTTATCAAAGaatacatactggagaaaaaccttatAAATGTAGTGAGTGTAGGAAATCCTTTTCTGGCTCTTCAACTCTCCAAATTCATCAAAGTATCCATACTGGAGataaaccttacaaatgtaatcagtgtggaAAATCCTTTAATCATTCTTCAACTCTCCCATGTCATCAAATAATGCATACTGGAGATAAGTCATACAAATGTAAGGAATGTGGGAAGTCCTTTACTTGCTCTTCAACTCTCCAATGCCATCAAAGACTCCATAGTGGAGATAAACCTAACAAATGTAATGAATGTAGGAAATCCTTTACTCAGTCTTCAGCTCTGCAACGTCATCAAAGTATCCATACTGGAGATAAACTTTACAAAtgtaatgagtgtgggaaatctTTATTCAGTACTCAAATCTCCAAGTTCATCAAAGAATTCTTACAGGAGACAAACCATATAAATGCAACAACTATGAGAATTCATTTACAAGGTCATCCAATCTTAATGTTCATCAAAGAATACATACTCGAGAAAAACCTTAAAACTGTAATGAGTGTGGGAAAGACTTTATCAATATTCATCTCTCCAAAGTCATCAAAGAATGCATAG